A DNA window from Blastocatellia bacterium contains the following coding sequences:
- a CDS encoding integrin alpha, translated as MFRKFVVAVVTCFWLIQSGVSLVSASLPAKVDLSVAGAADQLIYNADSGDARSGQQVWQSVAAGDVNGDGVKDILVGVPYGQGPDNRRQLSGEVLIFFGRVGADTMTTVRDAARPSPPQGTGADVIVYGPNRSSFGHSIACADFNGDRVDDLLVGAFTATKPAIGGSQQAVLAGAAYVILGSSMLTSRTRIDLDQSNAARANVRIYGAHVTSLTGYAVAAGDLNGDGLADAIVGAPGANKAGMAQAFGAAYILLGRASLGGVVDLAIAPGQASGPSAVVFGAEATGRTVGDQLGAALAAGDVSGDGVDDLIVSAPLADGPQNQRRDAGEVYVIAGGAGLSAGAVFDLATSSSAVLILGAGAEDQIGLSLASGDLNGDGISDLIIGAPMKDGAAGDDVGAVYVVFGSRALLAGVTRDLQSSMGGYDLFITGPGRRSTFGQAVAAGDVNGDRIADLIVSADGAANEKNVTSGIVSVVFGRMSGATASNSASLVQPTGPDVTILGVDEGDRLGFALAAGDVNGDRIADVLMAAPGGDGPANNRSNCGETYVVYGES; from the coding sequence ATGTTCAGGAAGTTCGTAGTCGCGGTCGTCACATGTTTTTGGTTGATTCAATCTGGTGTCTCGTTGGTATCAGCTTCATTGCCGGCAAAAGTGGACCTATCGGTTGCTGGGGCAGCGGATCAACTCATCTACAATGCCGACAGCGGCGACGCGCGTTCCGGTCAACAGGTGTGGCAATCGGTGGCCGCTGGCGACGTCAATGGCGACGGCGTCAAAGATATTTTGGTGGGCGTTCCCTACGGGCAAGGACCCGATAACCGCCGACAACTGAGTGGAGAAGTCTTGATCTTCTTTGGTCGCGTCGGCGCCGATACCATGACGACCGTTCGAGACGCTGCCAGACCATCTCCACCGCAAGGAACAGGCGCCGACGTGATTGTGTACGGCCCAAACCGATCGTCATTCGGACATTCGATTGCCTGCGCCGATTTCAACGGAGACCGCGTTGATGATTTGCTGGTCGGCGCGTTCACTGCCACCAAGCCAGCCATCGGTGGGAGTCAGCAAGCGGTGTTAGCCGGCGCTGCTTACGTGATCTTGGGGAGCAGTATGCTCACGAGCAGGACTCGGATTGACTTGGATCAGAGCAATGCTGCTCGCGCCAACGTGAGAATCTATGGCGCTCATGTGACCTCGCTCACAGGCTATGCTGTGGCCGCCGGTGACCTCAATGGCGATGGACTGGCGGACGCCATTGTCGGGGCGCCGGGAGCCAATAAGGCCGGCATGGCGCAGGCGTTTGGAGCGGCTTACATTTTGCTGGGCCGCGCTTCGCTTGGCGGCGTGGTAGATTTGGCTATCGCGCCCGGTCAGGCCTCTGGTCCGAGCGCTGTTGTGTTCGGTGCAGAGGCTACCGGTCGGACGGTGGGTGATCAATTGGGCGCGGCGCTTGCGGCGGGCGACGTCAGTGGTGATGGCGTTGACGATTTGATTGTCAGCGCTCCGTTGGCCGATGGGCCGCAAAATCAACGACGCGATGCTGGTGAAGTTTATGTGATTGCAGGTGGGGCTGGTTTGAGTGCTGGAGCTGTATTTGATCTTGCCACTTCTTCATCTGCTGTATTGATTCTGGGCGCGGGAGCTGAGGATCAAATCGGGCTGTCGTTGGCATCGGGTGATCTCAACGGTGATGGAATCAGCGATCTGATTATCGGCGCGCCCATGAAAGACGGGGCTGCCGGTGATGACGTAGGAGCAGTTTATGTTGTCTTTGGTAGCCGCGCGTTGCTGGCCGGAGTCACTCGCGATCTTCAATCGAGCATGGGCGGGTATGACCTGTTCATCACTGGGCCTGGCCGGAGAAGCACATTCGGTCAGGCTGTTGCCGCCGGCGATGTCAACGGCGACCGGATTGCTGATCTGATTGTCTCGGCGGACGGAGCCGCCAATGAGAAGAATGTGACGAGCGGCATTGTCTCCGTCGTGTTTGGCCGCATGAGCGGCGCAACAGCCTCGAACTCAGCGTCGCTTGTGCAGCCGACCGGCCCTGATGTGACCATTTTGGGCGTTGATGAAGGCGATCGGCTGGGATTTGCGCTGGCTGCGGGCGATGTCAATGGCGACAGGATCGCGGATGTGCTGATGGCTGCGCCGGGAGGTGATGGACCGGCGAACAATCGTTCAAACTGCGGCGAAACCTATGTGGTGTATGGTGAATCATGA
- a CDS encoding carboxypeptidase regulatory-like domain-containing protein yields the protein MKLKSLMLIGLLLMPSLAADRTAGTVVSELSGVVTDPQGAVVAQATVTLINQQTGAAQTSLCDGKGAYAFTGLRPGTYGLRAWAPGMDSGGQQVVQLREGQKLTVDIKLQIARLIEQIDVGGKPPGDPIFTQLREIGFSDNSMVASNVELKRDVGRFRFDEGTFYFFNPVMERVTGAVFVGRGRFTMRPSTQTDRNFLRHLLQDAEDPTQINEPFEQLILYFTDATFDELKTKLTPASRPAPESVKDDFKNHQRELRRQLRATIELRILSDLYTPTRKDKGFFTAFIKGQKLKKLIYVVDPLGAVPNLPSPEEVALISYDRNTQGIWSLCHFEDDYKRGTASSNENHLEYDITHVRIDSLIERNEQLTASAQVTFVPRMPGLRLIQMALFPRLRVSRVLDDNGATLPFIHVEHEEGGAFGVVYPEALTQRAYTLTIEYRGPEAVQDSGGGNYILNPACRDTWYPNNWQTTFGDRATFDMTFRIPSNLQMVATGKKVREWKDGKYACSQWISEFPLAVAGFNYGDFRVLERQDQGFTISVFTNKDEPNELKEIRQIYEQMEKEEDIGKEMPVGNLSTAGLANSSLVEALNSIRIFNQYFGVNPYGRIVMSQQPAAFFGQSWPMLVYMPYIAFLDATQRKVLGMGATVTKFTDVVGPHEVAHQWWGHLVSWKTYHDQWLSEGFAEFSASLYLQYAFHKDPQRRQERFLKFWQEEHNYITKKYPLGLNNVSMRPNDVAPIWLGSRMDTARTAGAYAFLVYRKGAFILHMLRMMMMDTRAPAGRQDDRFIAMMRDFVQSHLHQAASTEDFKRIVEKHMTPDMDQAGNGRMDWFFNQWVYGTDLPHYKLQYNVDAGAGGKPVLKIKIEQSNVSPDFVMPLPIYVEFGKGRTMRLTGRITGNSSTSAEIPMPEKPTGVKLCANYDVLCTIEEVKGKINP from the coding sequence ATGAAACTGAAATCGCTGATGCTCATCGGCCTCCTTTTGATGCCCTCGTTGGCCGCTGACCGCACTGCCGGAACTGTCGTTTCGGAACTCTCAGGCGTTGTCACCGACCCGCAAGGAGCTGTCGTTGCACAGGCAACGGTCACGCTGATCAATCAACAGACGGGCGCCGCTCAAACAAGCCTCTGTGATGGCAAGGGCGCTTATGCTTTCACCGGCTTGCGACCGGGCACATACGGTCTGCGCGCCTGGGCCCCCGGCATGGACTCCGGCGGGCAACAGGTCGTTCAACTCCGTGAGGGACAAAAACTGACGGTTGACATCAAACTACAAATCGCCCGCCTGATCGAACAAATTGACGTGGGCGGCAAGCCCCCCGGCGATCCCATCTTCACGCAACTGCGCGAGATCGGCTTCAGCGATAATTCCATGGTTGCCTCCAACGTTGAACTGAAACGGGATGTCGGACGATTCCGCTTCGATGAAGGCACATTCTACTTCTTCAATCCGGTCATGGAGCGCGTTACCGGCGCCGTGTTCGTCGGGCGTGGGCGATTCACCATGCGACCATCAACTCAAACCGATCGCAATTTCCTACGCCATCTGCTTCAGGACGCTGAAGACCCGACACAGATCAACGAGCCGTTTGAGCAACTCATCCTCTACTTCACCGATGCCACCTTCGATGAACTCAAGACGAAATTGACTCCGGCGAGCCGACCTGCGCCCGAGAGCGTCAAAGATGATTTCAAAAACCATCAACGCGAACTCCGCCGCCAACTGCGCGCGACCATTGAATTGCGCATTCTCTCAGACCTCTACACCCCCACACGAAAAGACAAAGGGTTCTTCACCGCGTTCATCAAAGGCCAGAAGCTCAAGAAGCTGATCTACGTGGTTGACCCATTGGGAGCCGTTCCGAATCTGCCGAGCCCTGAGGAAGTGGCGCTCATCAGCTACGACCGCAATACACAAGGCATCTGGTCGCTCTGTCACTTTGAAGACGACTACAAACGGGGCACCGCTTCATCCAACGAAAATCATCTGGAGTATGACATCACCCACGTTCGCATTGATTCATTGATCGAACGCAACGAACAACTGACGGCCTCCGCTCAGGTGACGTTTGTGCCTCGCATGCCGGGCTTGCGCCTGATTCAAATGGCGCTCTTCCCGCGGCTCCGCGTCAGTCGCGTGCTGGATGACAATGGGGCGACGCTTCCATTCATTCACGTTGAGCATGAAGAAGGCGGCGCATTCGGCGTCGTTTATCCTGAAGCTCTCACACAACGCGCCTACACGCTGACGATCGAGTATCGCGGACCCGAAGCGGTGCAAGATAGCGGCGGCGGCAACTACATCCTGAATCCGGCTTGCCGCGACACCTGGTATCCCAATAACTGGCAAACCACGTTCGGCGACCGCGCGACGTTTGATATGACGTTTCGGATTCCGTCCAATTTGCAAATGGTCGCTACCGGAAAAAAAGTCCGGGAATGGAAAGATGGAAAATACGCCTGCTCACAGTGGATCAGCGAATTTCCGCTGGCCGTTGCCGGATTCAACTACGGCGACTTCCGCGTGCTGGAGAGGCAAGACCAAGGATTCACAATCAGTGTGTTCACCAACAAAGATGAGCCTAATGAACTGAAAGAAATACGCCAAATCTATGAGCAGATGGAAAAAGAAGAAGACATCGGCAAAGAAATGCCGGTCGGCAATTTGTCAACCGCCGGATTGGCCAATAGTTCGTTGGTTGAGGCATTGAACTCCATCCGAATTTTTAATCAATATTTCGGCGTCAATCCCTATGGCCGCATCGTCATGTCTCAGCAACCTGCCGCATTTTTCGGACAAAGTTGGCCGATGCTCGTCTACATGCCCTACATCGCCTTCCTCGACGCAACGCAACGGAAAGTGTTAGGCATGGGCGCAACGGTGACCAAGTTCACGGATGTCGTCGGCCCGCATGAAGTCGCACACCAATGGTGGGGTCACCTGGTCAGTTGGAAAACGTACCACGATCAATGGCTCTCAGAGGGATTCGCCGAATTCTCTGCCTCGCTCTACCTGCAATATGCTTTCCACAAAGATCCGCAGCGCCGGCAAGAACGGTTCTTGAAATTCTGGCAAGAAGAACACAACTACATCACCAAAAAATATCCGCTCGGGCTTAACAATGTCTCCATGCGACCCAACGATGTGGCTCCAATTTGGTTGGGCAGCCGTATGGATACGGCGCGAACAGCCGGCGCCTACGCGTTTTTGGTCTACCGTAAAGGCGCGTTCATTCTCCACATGCTGCGCATGATGATGATGGACACCAGGGCGCCGGCCGGACGCCAGGACGACCGCTTCATCGCCATGATGCGGGATTTTGTGCAATCCCACCTGCACCAGGCAGCCTCAACTGAAGACTTCAAACGTATCGTTGAAAAACACATGACGCCTGACATGGATCAAGCCGGTAATGGCCGCATGGATTGGTTCTTCAACCAGTGGGTCTACGGCACTGACCTGCCGCATTACAAGCTCCAATACAACGTGGACGCCGGCGCCGGCGGAAAGCCAGTGCTGAAGATCAAAATTGAACAGAGCAATGTCTCCCCTGATTTCGTCATGCCATTGCCGATCTATGTTGAGTTCGGCAAAGGCCGCACCATGCGATTGACAGGGCGTATCACAGGCAATAGCTCAACCAGTGCGGAGATTCCTATGCCGGAGAAACCGACGGGTGTGAAACTCTGCGCCAACTACGATGTGCTCTGCACGATTGAGGAAGTAAAAGGAAAAATCAATCCGTGA
- a CDS encoding DNA gyrase inhibitor YacG has product MPCMQVRCPQCGKQTPWEGNQFRPFCSERCRLIDLGKWADGQYVIAGERASSSDVPGKEQSDVDSSLIH; this is encoded by the coding sequence ATGCCCTGTATGCAAGTTCGCTGTCCTCAATGTGGCAAGCAAACACCCTGGGAAGGCAACCAGTTTCGCCCGTTTTGTTCTGAACGATGTCGGCTGATTGATTTAGGCAAGTGGGCCGATGGTCAATATGTGATTGCCGGTGAACGGGCAAGTTCGTCGGATGTCCCCGGCAAGGAGCAGTCGGATGTGGATTCCTCATTGATTCATTGA
- a CDS encoding TlpA family protein disulfide reductase, translating into MMQSERRALESRSSTSTRWLAAIVVVGMIAAAGYLIFSRESSFAPSRAMVDGLPGTIGVARAAPDLPARTLDGQPLRLSELKGKVVILNFWATWCASCRSEIPHLASLAEKYGKQGVEVVGLSVEDPSADRDKVQRFKERFRMGYTVGFSSQELLEAYVGPGQQPIPQSLVFDRQGRLQAHLVGFDPRRDPPRLESLITRLL; encoded by the coding sequence ATGATGCAATCGGAGCGTCGAGCGTTAGAGTCACGTTCATCCACCTCGACCCGATGGCTCGCGGCCATCGTGGTGGTGGGCATGATTGCTGCGGCTGGATATTTGATCTTCAGCCGCGAATCCTCGTTCGCGCCGTCACGGGCAATGGTTGACGGATTGCCGGGAACGATTGGGGTGGCTCGCGCCGCGCCTGATTTGCCGGCGCGAACGCTGGATGGCCAACCGTTACGACTAAGCGAGCTAAAAGGAAAAGTTGTCATCCTGAATTTCTGGGCGACGTGGTGCGCCAGTTGTCGGAGCGAGATTCCGCACCTGGCCAGCCTCGCCGAGAAATATGGCAAACAAGGCGTCGAGGTAGTCGGTTTATCTGTTGAAGACCCAAGCGCTGACCGAGACAAAGTGCAACGATTCAAAGAGCGGTTCCGCATGGGGTACACGGTGGGCTTCAGCTCACAGGAACTGCTGGAAGCCTATGTTGGCCCTGGTCAGCAGCCCATTCCGCAATCACTGGTGTTTGACCGGCAAGGACGATTGCAAGCGCACCTGGTCGGTTTTGATCCACGTCGTGATCCACCCCGCTTGGAAAGCCTGATTACACGCTTGCTGTGA
- a CDS encoding PEGA domain-containing protein, producing the protein MRLGKFKLPTEPRGWLSQLTLAAVFMALLLGGIGLLLTVPDQERAVIEIITDPDGATVQIDGTTIGQTPIRYLLPEGEHEIIISKDGYQVVSRRIFAEARSLTGNKYTFGLVPTAAMLAGQEKAERIRTLKRQIEEALKRGDFIVPENASAWYYLNQLQELDPSDPMIGKLRESIRRFLKQQATTPQLRRHLS; encoded by the coding sequence ATGCGATTGGGAAAATTCAAACTGCCGACTGAGCCGCGCGGCTGGCTCTCGCAATTGACGCTTGCTGCGGTGTTCATGGCGCTGCTGTTGGGCGGCATTGGTCTCCTGTTGACAGTTCCCGACCAAGAGCGAGCGGTCATTGAAATTATCACCGATCCCGATGGCGCCACCGTTCAAATTGACGGCACGACGATTGGTCAAACACCGATTCGTTACTTGCTCCCGGAAGGTGAACACGAAATCATCATCTCCAAGGATGGCTACCAGGTAGTGAGTCGCCGTATCTTTGCCGAAGCACGCTCGCTCACCGGTAACAAGTACACATTTGGGTTAGTGCCTACAGCGGCGATGCTCGCCGGACAGGAGAAGGCTGAACGGATTCGCACACTAAAACGACAGATCGAAGAGGCGCTCAAGCGCGGCGACTTTATCGTGCCGGAAAATGCTAGCGCCTGGTATTACCTGAATCAGCTTCAGGAATTGGACCCCTCTGACCCGATGATCGGCAAGCTTCGTGAAAGCATTCGCCGGTTTCTCAAACAACAGGCCACGACTCCCCAACTGCGGAGACACTTGTCGTAG
- a CDS encoding class I SAM-dependent methyltransferase translates to MLTCERLDGPLVRCQQCGLMYVGQRRHDFTFATTDQGKSRALAARVEALGLVDASVEAAEGPWREKLFADRLRRLQRFIRHGRLLEIGCATGEFLQLAAQAGFQVAGVEPDPQTSALARDRHRLDVTTGTLPEAAYPANRFDVVVMLHVLEHLDSPRQTLHEVHRLLNSGGILLIETPNIQTIWFRLLKTRWRQLIPDHYFFFTPHTLSRLLELTGFRPLQITSVGKPMSVRLFTDRLRRMSPPLGKILTHLIHALRLQDRTLHLNLGDIMLAFAQKTPSTIIEP, encoded by the coding sequence GTGCTCACCTGCGAACGACTCGACGGCCCGCTGGTGCGTTGTCAACAGTGTGGCTTGATGTATGTCGGGCAGCGGCGCCACGATTTCACCTTCGCTACGACGGACCAAGGAAAGTCGCGGGCGCTGGCCGCGCGTGTTGAGGCGCTTGGCCTGGTTGACGCATCAGTTGAAGCGGCTGAAGGGCCTTGGCGAGAAAAGCTGTTTGCTGATCGGCTGCGGCGGTTACAACGGTTCATCCGGCATGGCCGCCTGCTGGAAATCGGCTGCGCCACAGGCGAATTCCTACAATTGGCGGCGCAGGCCGGATTCCAGGTGGCCGGCGTCGAGCCTGATCCTCAGACCAGCGCCCTGGCCCGCGACCGCCATCGGCTCGATGTCACAACAGGCACACTGCCCGAAGCAGCTTACCCGGCCAACCGGTTTGATGTAGTGGTCATGCTCCACGTGCTTGAGCATCTGGATTCGCCGCGTCAAACGTTGCACGAGGTTCATCGGCTGCTCAACTCCGGCGGCATCCTACTCATCGAGACGCCTAACATTCAAACGATTTGGTTTCGACTCTTAAAGACGCGGTGGCGACAGTTGATCCCTGACCACTACTTCTTTTTCACGCCGCACACGTTGAGTCGCTTGCTGGAGCTGACAGGCTTTCGCCCGCTTCAGATCACATCTGTTGGCAAGCCCATGAGCGTCCGCTTGTTCACAGACCGTCTGAGACGAATGAGTCCTCCGCTCGGCAAAATCCTCACGCATCTCATACACGCTCTGCGCCTACAAGATCGAACACTTCACTTAAACCTCGGCGACATCATGCTAGCGTTTGCTCAGAAGACACCATCAACGATCATCGAGCCTTGA
- a CDS encoding glycosyltransferase encodes MTQEQQRTTERERIRLTYFSDAHELGGAEEYLYLLISGLDQRRYDIRFVCVDEQALAPLLDRMAQLGIQVHVLETGKASRAGRFDSRQLISLMQHLRRHPTDILHVNMPDPYSCRFAIIAAKWAGAPVIVTTNHLPTLDPRRFTWKGQAMLLLAQQYIDMTIVESELNRQVALKHYKLDPHRTVTIYHGIDLRRFDAGVDDQQTRCALGLTSGDMVIGAVGRLTAQKAYDVLLAAAAIARKEFASLKCVIVGDGPMRGALQRLARELHLTEEVIFTGYRRDVPALLRIFDVFVLPSRFEGLPLSILEAMAAGKPVIASAVDGIPEVVVDGETGLLIAPNEPQALANAMLRLARNPLEAQIMGQAGRRRVEALFNQERMVTETERLYQALLQSK; translated from the coding sequence GTGACGCAGGAGCAACAACGAACAACTGAGCGCGAACGCATTCGCCTTACCTACTTCAGCGACGCGCACGAGCTGGGCGGCGCCGAAGAATACCTCTACTTGCTCATCAGTGGGTTGGATCAACGCCGGTACGACATTCGATTCGTCTGCGTTGATGAGCAGGCGTTGGCTCCGTTGCTCGACCGGATGGCTCAACTTGGCATCCAGGTTCACGTGCTTGAAACGGGCAAGGCAAGCCGCGCCGGACGGTTTGACTCTCGCCAGCTCATCAGCCTGATGCAACATCTGCGCCGGCACCCAACAGATATTCTCCACGTCAACATGCCTGACCCCTACTCCTGCCGATTCGCCATCATCGCTGCCAAATGGGCTGGCGCCCCTGTGATCGTGACTACCAATCATCTGCCGACCCTCGATCCACGTCGTTTTACCTGGAAAGGACAGGCCATGTTGCTGCTCGCTCAACAGTACATTGACATGACGATTGTTGAATCAGAATTGAACCGGCAAGTGGCTTTGAAGCATTACAAGCTTGATCCACATCGCACAGTGACGATTTATCACGGCATTGATTTACGACGATTCGATGCAGGAGTGGATGATCAACAGACGCGATGCGCGCTCGGTTTGACATCCGGGGACATGGTTATTGGCGCTGTGGGACGACTCACCGCTCAGAAAGCATACGATGTTTTGCTGGCAGCAGCCGCCATTGCTAGAAAGGAATTTGCTTCGCTCAAATGCGTCATTGTCGGCGATGGCCCGATGCGCGGGGCGTTGCAGCGGCTAGCCCGTGAGCTACATCTGACCGAGGAGGTGATTTTCACTGGCTATCGGCGGGACGTTCCGGCGTTGCTTCGTATATTCGATGTTTTTGTCTTGCCTTCGCGGTTTGAAGGATTGCCGCTCTCCATCTTAGAAGCGATGGCTGCCGGCAAGCCGGTCATTGCCAGCGCCGTTGATGGCATCCCCGAAGTCGTTGTAGATGGCGAGACGGGACTGCTCATTGCACCGAACGAGCCGCAGGCGCTCGCCAACGCGATGCTCCGGCTCGCGCGCAATCCACTTGAGGCGCAGATAATGGGGCAGGCCGGTCGCCGCCGCGTTGAAGCCCTATTCAACCAAGAACGGATGGTGACAGAAACAGAGCGTCTCTATCAGGCCCTGCTTCAGAGTAAGTAG
- a CDS encoding class I SAM-dependent methyltransferase, giving the protein MSCAVCLEHQPHHVLHKNGYDIVRCQRCGFIYVHPPPSAECVMAIYQNPNYFHSADAHGYADYAAERPWIEQQASARLSLLETYCRPGRLLDVGCAAGYFLHVAQTRGWSVEGVEIAPAVVMTAEALLGQPIHSSLDAFAAESDLFDVITMWEYIEHVVDPRRQLQQAHRLLKPGGLLAISTPNTGHLRARRQPDQWREFKPPEHLSFFTAETLTRLLRACGFQPVLLTFISPDIHLPGPLQGWLERLRQQLGDVHTKRSPFWWMYSITRRIALMPAQLYHTLLHAPADYCLGIEVYARKA; this is encoded by the coding sequence ATGAGCTGCGCTGTCTGTCTGGAACATCAACCTCATCACGTGTTGCACAAGAATGGATACGACATCGTCCGCTGCCAACGCTGCGGCTTCATCTACGTCCATCCGCCACCGAGCGCCGAATGCGTGATGGCGATTTACCAAAATCCTAATTACTTTCACAGCGCCGATGCGCACGGCTACGCTGACTACGCAGCCGAGCGACCCTGGATCGAGCAGCAAGCCTCAGCTCGATTAAGCTTGTTGGAGACCTACTGCCGGCCTGGCCGATTGCTCGATGTAGGCTGCGCAGCCGGCTATTTCTTGCATGTGGCTCAGACGCGCGGCTGGTCCGTTGAGGGCGTGGAAATCGCTCCGGCCGTCGTCATGACGGCTGAAGCGTTGCTGGGGCAACCGATTCACTCAAGCCTCGACGCTTTTGCTGCTGAATCAGACCTCTTCGACGTCATCACCATGTGGGAATATATTGAGCATGTGGTGGACCCGCGCCGTCAATTGCAACAAGCGCATCGGCTGCTCAAACCGGGCGGTTTGCTGGCCATCTCTACGCCCAACACCGGCCATCTTCGCGCCCGGCGGCAGCCCGACCAATGGCGAGAATTTAAGCCGCCTGAGCATCTGAGTTTTTTCACCGCCGAAACGTTGACGCGATTGCTTCGCGCATGCGGCTTTCAGCCTGTGTTGCTGACGTTCATTTCACCGGATATTCACCTGCCCGGACCACTGCAAGGCTGGCTGGAGCGGCTGCGCCAGCAGCTTGGCGATGTTCATACAAAACGCTCGCCTTTTTGGTGGATGTATTCAATCACTCGCCGCATTGCCCTGATGCCAGCTCAACTCTATCACACACTGCTGCATGCGCCGGCTGACTACTGCTTGGGAATTGAAGTCTACGCCAGAAAAGCATAA